cttaaattagtaaaaattttagCAGGTTAAGTgcagaataaattaaaaaaaatacgtGAGTGTTGAAATAtttatagaataataaataaatcagAGTTATTTCTTAAAAATGACTTCAGATAATTATGGGTGATTATTCCCTCGTAGAGTGAGAAGTTGCACTCCATATTAGAGGTGGTTATCACCTGAGTGATGATAATTGAAGTAGTGGGGTGCATTTGATTTGCTCCCGAAGTTAGGCTGGATACGGATTCTGTAGCATAGTCGATCCGACTTGTGTAAATTGGATCAGAAGTCTAGATTTGCCACTTTGTGTTGAGTTGTAGAGTAGTGGTCCGATTTGAGTGAGATGTTACTTGATAGAATGGGCTACCCCTAACTAAGATTTGAATAACTCTTTTatcctaaatcttaaattctagTTCCTAAATTTCAGatcttaaatcctaaattttaactCACAAATTCTAAATTCTCTGTTCATAGTCTAGCCCAGATGACTCAGGGCCATGGAGTCGAAAAAATTGGACCACCGTAAAGAAGTCTAACAAACTTGCTGATCCAGATCAACAGGATCATAATTAACATGGGTTAACCTACTCAACTTACTCAAAGTATTGGCTCCAAGACTTGCAACCAACAAGATCTGCGTGgcaagaaaaagactagtaatCTCACTACTCCTAATGATATCTACAAGTTTAGTAACTGCTCTTACATGGAGTAACTCCCCAAATATCAAGGGAACAACTATCCACTACTcctaaaagaaaagattttgtaGTCATGGTCAAGCCATCACTTTCTTTATAAATATCTCAGTAACCTTAATACTGGTCAACtccattttatataaaatttgtctaaaattcttgttaatttaAATATCGGAGTTTctttcaagcatttttcacgGTCATTCATTCGAAGATGTCAAGTAACTTTACCACTCAAACGAATGAATCAGAGTCTTTCATAAAAGAGTCTAGATCACACGTCTAGACCCATGTCACTTCAGTTTCAGATATTTTTTTGGAACATGCCCCAAATAATGAGGGTTAAAAAAgtagttttataataaaaattgtgtctaatattaattaattaaaatttagttttttatccTTAATATTTTACCAATCTCCTCACTCTATAACATCTTTTCCCCTTCAAAATGGATAGCTCAAGATCACTCAAAAGAgtcaaaaacttttttttatatagagtCTCGAACTATTCTTATAAGAGATCTTCCCATGAAAGTAGCCCATTTACTAAAAACTTATTGGTTCTAGGAGGACTTGAACCATATGTCGTTCAtggagtattttttttttttttgtctttattgAGAGTCTCGAAATAGGGTTGGAACCTAACCATGTGCGTCAACCAAAGTTGGCTTGACCATCCAACATTTCCAAGCCCATTGTTTTGTTGTTCAAGATTTTACATATTCCTCATACCCAAGCCCATGCCAAAccagagaaaaaaatttaaaaataataaaagatctctatcaaaaataaataaataaaaaataaaagactaaattaaaataaaatacactcACAAGCGATTAGTGCAGCAGTCTCCCTCTCTCGCAAGTGTCGCCGCCAGTCGACCGCCAGCTGTTGCCCTCAGCCGCCGCCCGTCGCCCTCTTTGTCTCTGCCAATATCTTCCCGTTCATCTCAGTAAGCTCCACTCTCGTATTTTATCCAATTGTACGTACCTACATACGTAGATAAATACATACGTGGGGGAGATTGAGAACCACTCTACTATTTGAGTGATTAAGAAAATTCTCGAAACCTTTGGGTTTTAACGATTTTATGTAAATCTGAAACGTACTTAGCATGAGACTTGTAAGAATTACAGAACAAAACGAGTGAGATTGTTGTGGTCACAGCCTCGCCCTTTACCTGTTTGATAAAATGCGTCAATTGAGCTGAGTACTTAGAAACTTAGAAtgctttcttcattttgttAGGTTTTTATGTGCAAATGTGCAATCAAGGCCTGATTTCTATTGTGTTATTGATATGCCTTTTACTTATTTGTTATGGAGTACGTGTATGTGCTGGGATTTCTGTGTTATTTGAACATGAAACTATGTTATTTGAAAtgaataaattcaataattttgaaattttagccATAAATGAAACTACTATGCTATGGAAATTGGGGGGTGGTGATTGTAATGAAAACATGCTCTGATACATCAGAATTTATGTCCTTGGTTATTGTTCCCGAAATGTAATTTTGGAAttcattatttatgttttttgttttttattgtgttGTAGTTGCTGTACATCAGAATCTGGCTTAGAGATTGTGTAGGTTGGGTTAGAACGATGAAGCAAGTTGTAGGAATGGTGGTTTCCAATAAGATGCAGAAGTCAGTGGTGGTGGCAGTGGACAGGCTATTCCACCACAAAGTGTACAACCGTTACATCAAGCGAACTTCTAAATTTATGGCGCATGACGAGCACAATCAATGTAACATTGGTGATCGGGTTAGTAACAACTTTCTACTTACCTATCTAATTTGCAGTCCTTGtttatttcttaaaatattgAACTTAGTTATTAGTATTGTCTTTGTAGCTTgggattttagtattttaacTATAGACGTGGTTTATGATAGGATATTATGATGGCATTTGATCCATATAGCTGATCTCTCTTGGTGGAATAAGGCTTGGTAGTTGTTGTATTATTCTTATCACTTGATGGTTAAATGTTAATATACTCTCTAGATTTTGCAAGAAAACTTAGTAACAATATCTTTTGCTGTTGTTCTTTCAGGTTCGACTGGATCCTTCTAGGCCTTTGAGCAAGCGCAAACATTGGATTGTTGCTGAAATTCTCAAGAAAGCACGCATATATACTCCTCCCACCGCACCAGTATATGAGAATGTACCCTCCAGCACTGAAGCACCTCCTTCCTAAATTGGTGCAAGGTATTGAAAGAATCTTAGTTGTCAAATCTACAGCAGTTTTGCTGTTGACGTAAATGGAACTGGAAATAAAGTACAGTAGAGTCAGCTAGTAGTTTGATACCTTATTCAAGTATAGTAGAAATGGTTTATATGCATACTTTTTGCAGCTTGAATTTGATTATGCTCTTTTGTTACTATTAGTAAGAAAGCT
This sequence is a window from Arachis duranensis cultivar V14167 chromosome 2, aradu.V14167.gnm2.J7QH, whole genome shotgun sequence. Protein-coding genes within it:
- the LOC107475377 gene encoding uncharacterized protein LOC107475377 produces the protein MKQVVGMVVSNKMQKSVVVAVDRLFHHKVYNRYIKRTSKFMAHDEHNQCNIGDRVRLDPSRPLSKRKHWIVAEILKKARIYTPPTAPVYENVPSSTEAPPS